CGCGACAATTCGTGGTTTCTCAACGCGGCCTGGGTGGATGAATGGCTCAACGGCCTCTATGATGCGTGGAAGCAGTCACAGCACCGTGGACGCGGCGCATGGCACGATGGCTACCCCTACGTGCTGGAGCATCTGGCCTCCTACCTCACATGGCTTGACGTGGTGCGCCTTGCGCTCAACGATCTGGCGGCTCAGGTCATCAATCCTGACCGCGACACCCCTGTGGATGTGGATCTTGTGCTGGATATCGGCAATTCGCGCACCACGGGCATCTTGGTGGAAACCCTGCCCCAACGCATCACCAATCTCAACGACAGTTACCTGCTTGAACTGCGCGATCTGAGCCAGCCGGAACACATCTATTCCGACCCCTTTGAAACGCGTGTGGAATTTGTGGATGCGGCCTTTGGCAACGATGCGCTTTCGCGCCGTTCGGGCCGCCAGACTCCGGCCTTTGCCTGGCCTTCTGCCGTGCGCATCGGGCCGGAAGCCGCCCGCCTTGCCACGCAGGCCGTGTGCGCAGAGGGCACGACAGGCATGTCCAGCCCCAAGCGCTACCTGTGGGACGAACGCCCCTGGCAACAGAGCTGGCGCTACAACACTGGCGGCAAATCCGAGCCCATGGTCAGCCGAGGGCTGTTTCCGCGCCAGTTGAACCCGCAGGGTACGCCGCTTTCGTGCTTTGACGACCCCATGTTCAAAAAAAGCCCGGCCCTGCAAAAGCAGCAGCCTGAGCCGATTTTTGAATCACTGTTTACGCGCTCATCGCTCATGCTCTTCATGCTGGGCGAAATTCTGACTCAGGCCCTTGTGACCATCAATTCGCCAGCCACACGCGCCCGCCGTGAGCTGCCCAACCTGCCCCGCAGGCTCAGAAGGCTCATCTTTACGGTGCCTACGGCCATGCCCGTTGCGGAAAAACGTATTTTCCGCCGCTGGGTCACGTGGGCCGTGCGCGTGGTGTGGGACGCCCTTGGCTGGAGCCAGTGGTACGCCCCGCGGCTACAGACCCGCACCCTCACGGGCGATTACCGCCAAAGCCCGCAGGTGCGCTGCGACTGGGACGAAGCCAGTTGCTCGCAGCTTGTACTGCTCTACAACGAACTTGCGGTCAAACAGCACGGCGACGCGCACCATCTGTTTCGCCTCATGGGCAAGCCGCGCGAGGCCTGCGGCAACCATCCGTGCATTCGCATGGCTTCCATTGATATTGGCGGCGGCACAACCGACCTTTCCATCACCACCTTCGAGCTTGCCAGCGGCGAGGGCGACACCGCGCGCATCAAGCCGCATACGGAATTCAGGGACGGCTTCAACATTGCGGGCGATGAAGTACTTCGCGAGGTTGTGGCCAACCATGTGATCCCGGCCATTGGTCAGGCGCTGACGCGCGAGGGCCTTGCAGAACCGCGTTCTCTGCTGGGGCAGCTTTTTGGGCGCGACTCCATCGGCATGTCGCAGGAAGACCGCAATACAAGGGTGCGGCTGGTGCGGCAGATTGCCGTGCCCGTTGCCCTGGGGCTGCTGGCAACCTGCGAAAATCCCGACCTGCGCGGCAGCGTTTTTAATTGCACGCTGGGCGACTTTTTTGAGCCTGACCCTGTGGGCAGCGGAGAAACGGCTGATGCTGCGGCAGATACGGCGGCGGACGCCGCACCATCTGCGGCAAAGCCCGCAGCGGATTCGCCCCGGTTCAGCCCGGCAGCACTTGCGCCACGGCCTCAGCCTGCAACACTGCGGGATGTTAAGGCAATGGTGCGGCGCTCCGCATCCTTCATCCAGAACTTTAACATCCTTGATGTGCCCATCAG
The Desulfovibrio sp. genome window above contains:
- a CDS encoding virulence factor SrfB, with translation MDVIPRYLSPVSIIPGGCPQFLDFSMPEDAVKRLRRYFREEKKKESDEQTRYTHYLRCLTETENGFIDQLSGLPCDEDYSIEARRALDAWEGHWLPIPFLRTLDQPWPDGGKRFECGPSNWARARVMRSERHPGQLRVVLMFDTNVEDRPAQGEQYHALSPQDVTAHGHFMLAHLVRDNSWFLNAAWVDEWLNGLYDAWKQSQHRGRGAWHDGYPYVLEHLASYLTWLDVVRLALNDLAAQVINPDRDTPVDVDLVLDIGNSRTTGILVETLPQRITNLNDSYLLELRDLSQPEHIYSDPFETRVEFVDAAFGNDALSRRSGRQTPAFAWPSAVRIGPEAARLATQAVCAEGTTGMSSPKRYLWDERPWQQSWRYNTGGKSEPMVSRGLFPRQLNPQGTPLSCFDDPMFKKSPALQKQQPEPIFESLFTRSSLMLFMLGEILTQALVTINSPATRARRELPNLPRRLRRLIFTVPTAMPVAEKRIFRRWVTWAVRVVWDALGWSQWYAPRLQTRTLTGDYRQSPQVRCDWDEASCSQLVLLYNELAVKQHGDAHHLFRLMGKPREACGNHPCIRMASIDIGGGTTDLSITTFELASGEGDTARIKPHTEFRDGFNIAGDEVLREVVANHVIPAIGQALTREGLAEPRSLLGQLFGRDSIGMSQEDRNTRVRLVRQIAVPVALGLLATCENPDLRGSVFNCTLGDFFEPDPVGSGETADAAADTAADAAPSAAKPAADSPRFSPAALAPRPQPATLRDVKAMVRRSASFIQNFNILDVPISVNQAAVEETIRSTLGSTLSALCEVVHMYDCDVLLLTGRPSSWNGVIATVLAKLPVPPDRIIPMRRYHAGSWYPFADAQGRITDPKTTVVVGAILCALADGHLEGFSFDSGALKLTSTARYIGEMDINSQLKRPKVWFTVDVESKDGTDKTRAVAFSGPLSIGYRQLDAERWPTTRYHLLTFATEEARSRASGRLPYRVEVSLSVADALDEEDIRSETDKDRRSEGEFRIDSIVDCQERSVDRRDLEIRLQTLKLDEGYWLDTGIVTDAG